From the Polaribacter huanghezhanensis genome, the window TGTTGCTGATTACATTGTTTTGGCTGGCTTTTTATTGAAAATTCCGTCTACCATTATTGATGCATACCCAAATAAAATAATCAATATCCATCCTGCCTTACTACCAAAATATGGCGGAAAAGGGATGTACGGAATGCATGTACATAATGCGGTGAAAGAAAATAAAGACTCTGAAACAGGAATTACCATTCATTTTGTAAATGAGAACTATGATGAAGGAGCAATTATTTTTCAGGCAACAACAAAACTTGAAAATTCTGATTCCGTAGGAGTTATTGCTCAAAAAATTCATACCTTAGAGTATACACATTTTCCGAAAGTAATAGAATCGGTAATTTTACAATAAATGGCTACTAAGAAGCAAAAATATTATGTGGTTTGGACTGGCAGAAAAAAAGGTGTTTTTTCTTCTTGGGACGATTGTAAAAAACAAATAGATGGTTTTGAGGGTGCGCAATACAAAGCTTTTACTGATAAAAAGGAAGCGCAATTAGCATACAATAAAAATTACTTTGCTTACAAAGGAAAGAATACTAAAAAACCTACATTAACGGAATCGGAAAAGAAAAAATTTGGTTCGCCAATCTTAGAAAGTATTTCTGTAGATGCTGCGTGTAGCGGAAATCCGGGAAAAATGGAATACCGTGGTGTATTAACGCACAACAAACAACAAATTTTCATCAAAGGTCCGTTTAAAAAGGGCACTAATAATATTGGTGAGTTTTTAGCGCTCGTTCATGGATTGGCTTTGTTAAAAAGTAAAAAGAAAGAAGACATTCCTGTGTATTCTGATTCTAAAATTGCCATGAGTTGGATTAAAAAAAAGCAATGCAGAACCAATTTGGTTTTTGATGCTTCTAACAAAGATTTACTAGAATTGATTAAACGTGCCGAAAAATGGCTAAACGAAAACTCGTTTAGAAACCCCATTTTAAAATGGGAAACCAAAGCTTGGGGAGAAATTCCTGCTGATTTTGGGAGAAAATAGTGGCGCAGCCACTTTTAGGCATCTCACTCAAAAATAAAGAATATTCTTTTTGCTAAGAAAGCATCATTACAGCCTTTTTTACAGCAGCAATAAAAATATCTATTTCTTCTTTGGTGTTGTAAAAAGAAAAAGAAGCTCTAACCGTTCCTGGAATCTTATAAAAGTTCATAATTGGTTGTGCGCAATGATGCCCGGTTCTTACTGCGACTCCTAGTTTATCTAGAATTACGCCAATGTCGTACGAATGAATTCCTTCAACATTAAAAGAAATAACAGCCGTTTTTTTTGATGTTCCGTAAATTAATACTCCATCAACTTCTTTTAGTTTTTTGGTTCCGTATTGTAACAATTCTTCTTCGTAAGCAGCAATTTTATCAAAACCAATAGCATTCATATAATCTAAAGCAACTCCAAAGGCAATTCCGCCGCAAATATTTGGCGTTCCAGCTTCAAATTTATGAGGCAATCCTGCATAGGTCGTTTTTTCAAAAGTTACGGTTTCAATCATTTCTCCTCCTCCTTGATAAGGCGGTAATTTTTCCAACCATTTTTCTTTTCCGTATAGAATTCCAACACCTGTTGGGCCACAAATTTTATGCGCAGAAGCCACATAAAAATCGACATCTAACTCTTGTACATCTGGTTTTATATGCGGCGTTGCTTGCGCGCCATCAATTAAAACTGCAGCACCAACTTTGTGCGCTTTTTCTATAATTTCTTTGATCGGATTGATCGTTCCCAGCGCATTTGAAACATGATTACAGAAAACCATTTTTGTTTTATCAGAAAGTAGTTCATCAAAAGCATTCATATCTAATGTTCCGTTTTGCAACATCGGAATCACTTTTAAAATAGCGCCTGTTTTTTTACACAACATTTGCCAAGGCACAATATTAGAATGATGTTCTAACGCAGAAACGATAATTTCATCTCCTTTTTCTAACAATTCAGAAAACCCTGAAGCAACCATATTTATTGAATCTGTTGTTCCGGATGTAAAAATAATTTCGTACGCTTTTTCTGCATTAAAATGTTTCTGTATTTTAATTCGAGCTTCTTCGTACTTGTCTGTAGCTTCTTGACTTAAAGCATGAACTCCACGGTGAATATTTGCATTGTAATTGCTGTAATAATCTACAATGGCATCAATCACAATTTTTGGCGTTTGCGACGTTGCTGCATTGTCAAAATACACCAATGGCTTACCATTCACTTGTCTTTTTAAAATTGGAAAATCTGCTCTAATTTTTTCTACTGGAAACATCATCTTGTATATTGAATTACAAAAATAACTTTTGTAAGTGAGACATCCTTATAACAAGCGTTAAATTATTATATTTACTGCACCTATTTTATATTACTTATCAAATGAAAATTCTAAAGAGAGTCTTACTGCTACTTATTTCTGTTGTTTTAATACTTATCGTCTATAATTATCCGAAATTAAACATCATTGCCGGGTATTCTGCAAAGAACATGAATTCATCTGTATTTTTAGCCGGGCGAACACTGCAATTTACAGACAGCACCGACAATCATTTTTCTCCAATAAACTTAGCTTCTGATCTTGTTGATGTTGATACAAAATCTGCCTCAAGTTCTGTTTTTGGATTGTTAACCAGAACGGCAATTTATAGAGAAGGTTTAGGAAGTGTTTTAATTACGGATGATTTTGATACTTCTGTAGAAGTTCGTGTTCCAAAAAGAACAAAACCAGATAATTTAACTGCGTTTCCACTTGGAAATGCCGAACAAAAAGATTCTGTTTTAACAGATGTAAATTACAACAAGCTAAACAAAACTGTCGGAAATCTATTTACAAACCACACGCAAACTAGAGCTGTGGTGGTGATTCATAAAAACCAAATTATAGCAGAAAAGTATGCAAAAGGTTTTACTAAAAACGCTCGTATTTTAGGTTGGTCTATGACCAAAAGTATTATGAGTACTGTGTTTGGAATCCTACAAACACAAGGAAAAATTAATGTGTTTGATAAAGCGCCAATTACAGAATGGCAAAACGATGACAGAAAAAACATTACCATCAACAATTTATTGCAAATGAATTCTGGTTTAGCATGGGATGAAAACTACAACGAAATTTCTGATGTCACTAAAATGTTGTTTCTAGAAAAAGACATGACGAAGATTCAAGCAAAAAAACAATTTGCTGGCAAACCTAACGAAACTTGGAGTTATTCTTCTGGAACTACTAATTTATTATCCGGAATTCTTAGAAATATCTTTAAAACTCATCAAGAATATTTAGATTATTGGTACACACAACTTATTGATAAAATTGGCATGAATTCAATGGTGATTGAAACAGATATGGCAGGAAATTACGTCGGATCTTCTTATGCTTGGGCAACACCAAGAGATTGGGCAAAGTTTGGATTATTGTATTTAAACAACGGAAATTGGAATGGAGAACAACTTTTCGATGCTTCTTGGGTTGATTATGTTACAACTCCAACAAATGGCTCTAACGGAACGTATGGTGCTCAGTTTTGGCTAAATGCTAATGGTCAATTTCCTGATGTTCCCAAAAACATGTTTTATGCAGATGGTTATCAAGGTCAGTTTGTGTTTGTATTTCCAGACCAAGATTTGGTTGTGGTAAGAATGGGTTTATCGCATATTGATATTAATGCGTTTTTGAAGGGCGTTTTAGAAAGCATAAAATAACTTTAATCTAATTTTTTCAACACTTTACCATGCCAGTTTACATAATTTACTTCTAAACGACCATGCAATTCTATTAAAAATGTTTTTTTATCAATTGCACCATAATTTTCTATTATCAAAGAGCTGTTTTTTTTGAAGTCACTTCCCATAGAGGTTACAAAC encodes:
- a CDS encoding phosphoribosylglycinamide formyltransferase; this translates as MKRIALFASGSGSNAENIINYFTLKKTAVVTKVFCNNPNAKVFDRCKRLQIDTVLFSKEDFFNSDVVLNQLKDVADYIVLAGFLLKIPSTIIDAYPNKIINIHPALLPKYGGKGMYGMHVHNAVKENKDSETGITIHFVNENYDEGAIIFQATTKLENSDSVGVIAQKIHTLEYTHFPKVIESVILQ
- a CDS encoding serine hydrolase domain-containing protein; protein product: MKILKRVLLLLISVVLILIVYNYPKLNIIAGYSAKNMNSSVFLAGRTLQFTDSTDNHFSPINLASDLVDVDTKSASSSVFGLLTRTAIYREGLGSVLITDDFDTSVEVRVPKRTKPDNLTAFPLGNAEQKDSVLTDVNYNKLNKTVGNLFTNHTQTRAVVVIHKNQIIAEKYAKGFTKNARILGWSMTKSIMSTVFGILQTQGKINVFDKAPITEWQNDDRKNITINNLLQMNSGLAWDENYNEISDVTKMLFLEKDMTKIQAKKQFAGKPNETWSYSSGTTNLLSGILRNIFKTHQEYLDYWYTQLIDKIGMNSMVIETDMAGNYVGSSYAWATPRDWAKFGLLYLNNGNWNGEQLFDASWVDYVTTPTNGSNGTYGAQFWLNANGQFPDVPKNMFYADGYQGQFVFVFPDQDLVVVRMGLSHIDINAFLKGVLESIK
- a CDS encoding ribonuclease H family protein, producing the protein MATKKQKYYVVWTGRKKGVFSSWDDCKKQIDGFEGAQYKAFTDKKEAQLAYNKNYFAYKGKNTKKPTLTESEKKKFGSPILESISVDAACSGNPGKMEYRGVLTHNKQQIFIKGPFKKGTNNIGEFLALVHGLALLKSKKKEDIPVYSDSKIAMSWIKKKQCRTNLVFDASNKDLLELIKRAEKWLNENSFRNPILKWETKAWGEIPADFGRK
- a CDS encoding aminotransferase class V-fold PLP-dependent enzyme, with translation MFPVEKIRADFPILKRQVNGKPLVYFDNAATSQTPKIVIDAIVDYYSNYNANIHRGVHALSQEATDKYEEARIKIQKHFNAEKAYEIIFTSGTTDSINMVASGFSELLEKGDEIIVSALEHHSNIVPWQMLCKKTGAILKVIPMLQNGTLDMNAFDELLSDKTKMVFCNHVSNALGTINPIKEIIEKAHKVGAAVLIDGAQATPHIKPDVQELDVDFYVASAHKICGPTGVGILYGKEKWLEKLPPYQGGGEMIETVTFEKTTYAGLPHKFEAGTPNICGGIAFGVALDYMNAIGFDKIAAYEEELLQYGTKKLKEVDGVLIYGTSKKTAVISFNVEGIHSYDIGVILDKLGVAVRTGHHCAQPIMNFYKIPGTVRASFSFYNTKEEIDIFIAAVKKAVMMLS